In one window of Streptomyces roseofulvus DNA:
- a CDS encoding sugar isomerase, with protein sequence MAPSRTAAEIATQPAVWREALRTLPRHAPALPRRGERVAVIGCGTSWFMAQAYADLREAGGHGETDAFAASRFPFARRYDRVVALTRSGTTSEVLAVLDRLDGTVATGAITADPTTPVMRAADAVAVLDFADEESVVQTRFATTALALLRAHLEAENALPEGVGSVARAADDAELALVRPLEDAVRDAEQFTFLGSGWTYGLAQEAGLKMREAAGAWTEAYPAMEYRHGPISITGPGRVAWSFGPLPGGLAEEIRAVGGTLVAGGLDPLAELVLAQRLAVAVAESRGLDPDRPRNLTRSVVLADAGA encoded by the coding sequence ATGGCCCCGTCCCGTACCGCCGCCGAGATCGCCACCCAGCCCGCCGTCTGGCGCGAAGCGCTCCGCACCCTGCCCCGGCACGCGCCCGCCCTGCCCCGGCGCGGCGAACGGGTCGCGGTGATCGGCTGCGGCACCTCCTGGTTCATGGCCCAGGCGTACGCGGACCTGCGCGAGGCCGGCGGGCACGGCGAGACCGACGCCTTCGCCGCCTCCCGCTTCCCCTTCGCCCGCCGCTACGACCGGGTCGTCGCCCTCACCCGCTCCGGCACCACCAGCGAGGTCCTCGCGGTCCTCGACCGCCTCGACGGAACCGTCGCCACCGGCGCGATCACCGCCGACCCCACCACGCCGGTGATGCGTGCCGCCGACGCCGTCGCCGTCCTCGACTTCGCCGACGAGGAGTCGGTCGTCCAGACCCGCTTCGCCACCACCGCCCTCGCCCTCCTCCGCGCCCACCTGGAGGCCGAGAACGCCCTCCCCGAGGGCGTCGGCTCCGTCGCCCGGGCCGCCGACGACGCCGAACTCGCCCTCGTCCGGCCGCTGGAGGACGCCGTGCGGGACGCCGAGCAGTTCACCTTCCTCGGCAGCGGCTGGACCTACGGGCTCGCCCAGGAGGCCGGGCTCAAGATGCGCGAGGCGGCCGGCGCGTGGACGGAGGCGTACCCGGCGATGGAGTACCGCCACGGCCCCATCAGCATCACCGGGCCCGGCCGGGTCGCCTGGAGCTTCGGTCCCCTGCCCGGCGGTCTCGCCGAGGAGATCCGCGCGGTCGGCGGCACCCTCGTCGCCGGCGGCCTCGACCCGCTCGCCGAACTCGTCCTGGCCCAGCGGCTCGCCGTCGCGGTCGCCGAGTCCCGCGGCCTCGACCCGGACCGCCCGCGCAACCTCACCCGCTCCGTCGTCCTCGCGGACGCCGGCGCCTGA
- a CDS encoding class II fructose-bisphosphate aldolase, translated as MPLTQTHEIVRRARAAGAGVGAFNVLQLEHAQAIVAGAERADRPVVLQISENTVRYHGALEPVALASLALARAAKTPVAVHLDHAENPGLVHEAVELGLGSVMFDAARLPYDENVAATREIVEHCHRHGVRVEAELGEIGGKGGAHDPGVRTDPEEARAFVAATGVDALAVAVGSVHQMVTRDAVLDLGLIARLRAAVDVPLVLHGSSGVPDALLARAVAAGMTKVNVSTHLNKAFTRAVREHLTAHPAEVDPRRYLTPARTAVTEAVSHLLGLLDPR; from the coding sequence ATGCCACTGACCCAGACCCACGAGATCGTCCGGCGGGCCCGTGCCGCCGGTGCCGGTGTGGGCGCCTTCAACGTCCTCCAGCTGGAGCACGCGCAGGCCATCGTGGCCGGCGCCGAGCGGGCCGACCGGCCCGTCGTCCTCCAGATCAGCGAGAACACCGTCCGCTACCACGGCGCCCTCGAACCCGTCGCGCTCGCCTCGCTCGCCCTCGCCCGCGCCGCCAAGACGCCGGTCGCCGTCCACCTCGACCACGCCGAGAACCCGGGCCTCGTCCACGAGGCAGTGGAACTCGGCCTGGGCTCCGTGATGTTCGACGCGGCGCGACTCCCGTACGACGAGAACGTGGCCGCCACCCGCGAGATCGTCGAGCACTGCCACCGGCACGGCGTCCGGGTCGAGGCCGAGCTCGGCGAGATCGGTGGCAAGGGCGGCGCCCACGACCCCGGCGTCCGCACCGACCCCGAGGAGGCGCGCGCCTTCGTCGCCGCCACCGGCGTCGACGCCCTCGCCGTCGCCGTCGGCAGCGTCCACCAGATGGTCACCCGGGACGCGGTCCTCGACCTCGGCCTGATCGCCCGGCTCCGCGCAGCCGTCGACGTCCCCCTCGTGCTGCACGGCTCCTCGGGTGTCCCCGACGCCCTGCTCGCCCGGGCCGTGGCCGCCGGCATGACCAAGGTGAACGTGTCCACCCACCTCAACAAGGCGTTCACCCGCGCCGTCCGCGAGCACCTCACCGCGCACCCCGCGGAGGTGGACCCGCGCCGCTACCTCACCCCGGCCCGCACGGCCGTGACCGAGGCGGTCAGCCACCTCCTGGGCCTCCTCGACCCCCGCTGA
- a CDS encoding glycosyltransferase family 2 protein, whose protein sequence is MRVVAVVPAHNEQDRLVATLAGLYRQRRVPDRIVVVADNCTDLTAALAERCGAEVFVPEDNRDKKAGALNQALPGLLDGLGEDDLVLVQDADTVLNPGFVACAVDTLAEDDGVGAVGGVFFGEEGGGLLGLLQRMEYERYALEVHRKGNEAVVLTGTGTVFRARVLREVRAARRAGVIGGGDGHYSLASLTEDDEITKAVKTLGYRTVSPDACWLVTEVMPTLPKLWHQRMRWQRGALENLRDYGLNRVTLPYFGQQLMLGVGALALALFLTFTVLTLATHGWQGFSPFWTAITLLFVLERTLTVRRAGRRAVLLALPLVPELLYDAFRQLVFVRSLIDLALRRQERWVAT, encoded by the coding sequence ATGCGTGTGGTGGCCGTGGTGCCCGCGCACAACGAGCAGGACCGGCTCGTCGCCACGCTCGCCGGCCTGTACCGGCAGCGGCGCGTCCCGGACCGGATCGTGGTGGTCGCCGACAACTGCACCGACCTGACCGCGGCGCTCGCGGAGCGCTGCGGCGCCGAGGTGTTCGTGCCGGAGGACAACCGGGACAAGAAGGCCGGCGCCCTCAACCAGGCGTTGCCCGGCCTCCTCGACGGACTGGGCGAGGACGACCTGGTCCTGGTCCAGGACGCGGACACGGTCCTGAACCCCGGGTTCGTGGCCTGCGCCGTCGACACCCTCGCGGAGGACGACGGCGTCGGCGCGGTCGGCGGCGTCTTCTTCGGCGAGGAGGGCGGCGGACTGCTCGGACTCCTCCAGCGGATGGAGTACGAGCGCTACGCCCTGGAGGTGCACCGCAAGGGGAACGAGGCCGTGGTGCTCACGGGCACCGGCACCGTCTTCCGAGCCCGGGTGCTGCGCGAGGTCCGCGCCGCCCGCCGCGCGGGGGTCATCGGCGGCGGGGACGGCCACTACAGCCTGGCCTCGCTCACCGAGGACGACGAGATCACCAAGGCGGTCAAGACGCTGGGGTACCGCACGGTCTCCCCCGACGCCTGCTGGCTCGTCACCGAGGTGATGCCGACGCTGCCCAAGCTCTGGCACCAGCGGATGCGCTGGCAGCGCGGGGCCCTGGAGAACCTGCGCGACTACGGCCTGAACCGGGTGACGCTGCCGTACTTCGGACAGCAGCTGATGCTGGGCGTCGGCGCCCTCGCCCTCGCGCTCTTCCTCACCTTCACGGTGCTGACGCTCGCGACCCACGGCTGGCAGGGCTTCTCGCCGTTCTGGACGGCGATCACCCTCCTCTTCGTGCTGGAGCGGACCCTGACGGTCCGTCGGGCGGGCCGCAGGGCCGTGCTCCTCGCCCTGCCGCTCGTCCCCGAGCTGCTGTACGACGCCTTCCGGCAGCTGGTGTTCGTGCGCTCGCTGATCGACCTGGCCCTGCGCCGGCAGGAACGCTGGGTCGCCACCTGA
- a CDS encoding response regulator transcription factor, producing the protein MQQPTARPLLLFALRDPRVVDVVGGMLRDQGHEVLQTTDGPATRRALRARRPQGVLLSLDLPRSDPWQLLTELRAHDHGMPIVVAAPVYVEVDAARAYRLGADDYVTYALSREQGLPRLAARFRRLLPRPGAPAGTAAAERVVIDRAAHTATVAGTALDLSPLEFDLLAALAARPEQVLSHGQLLREVWGAHADGDPGRVKYTVLRLRRKIAAATGGRTGISTVRGVGYRYHPAD; encoded by the coding sequence ATGCAGCAGCCGACCGCCCGCCCCCTGCTCCTCTTCGCGCTGCGGGACCCGCGCGTGGTGGACGTCGTCGGCGGGATGCTGCGCGACCAGGGACACGAGGTGCTCCAGACCACGGACGGCCCCGCCACCCGGCGCGCCCTGCGCGCCCGCCGGCCGCAGGGTGTGCTGCTCAGCCTCGACCTGCCCCGCTCCGATCCCTGGCAGCTGCTCACCGAGCTGCGCGCGCACGACCACGGGATGCCCATCGTCGTCGCCGCGCCCGTGTACGTCGAGGTCGACGCGGCCCGCGCCTACCGCCTCGGCGCCGACGACTACGTCACCTACGCCCTCTCCCGGGAGCAGGGCCTCCCCCGGCTCGCGGCCCGTTTCCGCCGCCTGCTGCCCCGCCCCGGAGCACCCGCCGGCACGGCAGCGGCCGAGCGCGTCGTGATCGACCGGGCCGCGCACACCGCCACCGTGGCGGGCACGGCGCTCGACCTCAGCCCGCTGGAGTTCGACCTGCTCGCCGCCCTGGCCGCCCGCCCCGAGCAGGTGCTGAGCCACGGCCAGTTGCTGCGCGAGGTGTGGGGCGCGCACGCGGACGGCGACCCGGGCCGGGTGAAGTACACCGTGCTGCGGCTCCGCCGGAAGATCGCCGCCGCCACCGGAGGCCGTACCGGCATCTCCACCGTCCGGGGCGTCGGCTACCGCTACCACCCGGCCGACTGA